In Streptobacillus ratti, one DNA window encodes the following:
- a CDS encoding molybdopterin-dependent oxidoreductase: SWSIQRARQGEQAYWATVALTALLGQLGTPGGGLGFGYACTNLAGAVRKAFSGPRLPAGANAVDSVIPVARLSDMLLHPGETYEFDGQQRRYPDIRLVYWAGGNAFHHHQDINRLCEAWRRPETVVV, from the coding sequence CTCCTGGTCTATCCAGCGCGCCCGTCAAGGGGAGCAGGCCTACTGGGCGACGGTGGCCCTGACCGCGCTGCTGGGACAGCTCGGCACCCCGGGCGGCGGCCTCGGGTTTGGCTACGCCTGCACCAACCTGGCGGGCGCGGTGCGAAAAGCGTTTTCCGGCCCACGCTTACCCGCCGGGGCGAATGCGGTGGACAGCGTTATCCCGGTGGCGCGGCTGTCCGATATGCTGCTGCACCCGGGAGAAACCTATGAGTTCGACGGTCAGCAGCGGCGCTATCCCGATATCCGTTTAGTCTACTGGGCGGGAGGCAATGCGTTTCATCATCATCAGGACATCAACCGACTGTGCGAGGCCTGGCGCCGCCCGGAGACGGTGGTGGTG